A part of Fundulus heteroclitus isolate FHET01 chromosome 23, MU-UCD_Fhet_4.1, whole genome shotgun sequence genomic DNA contains:
- the LOC105932691 gene encoding zinc finger CCHC domain-containing protein 7 isoform X3 yields the protein MEENLFVSTKVFFVEDSAGSESEEETRSGFMRSTKRGSQLSRDGSPPLLLAFSLPSGKAQQDTCSVSSAGSQEEEEEEEDSDEPIEEWMILEGEEQMEDSSIQLNLGCWDSSEEDFGDEDPTDEEGKSGWDIWAVSDKDKYGAAQSLGSRYFMAARSSICSICSRTGHVAKSCYFHKQKCPTCVLCGVQGHGQRDCPSRPCSTCGLPSHAPMPCKVPPVWKQHCQRCGVNGHMSDACPDTWRQYHLTVKLGVPFRPRTVCSLKHKSHRAHCYNCSYRGHYGHECTKRRMISGTFPSLPYICHYDTLEDIQRRARTLIPATELGRAGLLPSSQQEQSTTKSGPCCKDKPSVQGRSRTKPEAGSQPGRRKTWPERRRERREVKRLRREALAKRESGLLGRPRCASYDEVCPADPFRHTLLSQRQSKPPPEKKRREVKTGKKSKKSKEAERWKKRGGTKRGDLYPHGDLDIGSENLLSPKQRVRHRRR from the exons ATGGAGGAAAATCTTTTTGTATCAACAAAG GTTTTCTTCGTCGAGGACTCCGCCGGTTCAGAGAGTGAGGAAGAAACGCGTTCTGGTTTCATGAGAAGCACAAAGCGGGGTTCGCAGCTCAGCAGAGACGGCTCTCCTCCGCTCCTCCTCGCCTTCTCCTTGCCCTCTGGAAAGGCTCAGCAGGACACCTGCAGTGTCTCCAGCGCTGGttctcaggaggaggaggaggaggaggaggacagtgATGAGCCCATTGAGGAGTGGATGATCctggagggagaggagcagatgGAGGACTCCAGCATCCAGCTCAACCTGGGCTGCTGGGACAGCTCTGAGGAGGACTTTGGAGATGAAG ATCCGACAGACGAGGAAGGGAAATCAGGATGGGATATCTGGGCTGTATCAGACAAAGACAAG TATGGAGCTGCTCAGTCTCTGGGCAGTCGCTATTTCATGGCCGCTCGCTCGTCCATCTGTAGCATCTGCAGCAGGACGGGACATGTCGCCAAAAGCTGCTACTTCCACAAG CAGAAATGTCCCACTTGTGTCCTTTGCGGCGTCCAGGGCCACGGCCAAAGAGACTGTCCGAGTCGCCCCTGTTCCACCTGTGGCCTGCCGTCACACGCCCCCATGCCCTGCAAAGTGCCTCCAGTGTGGAAACAGCACTGCCAGCGCTGTGGTGTCAACGGCCACATGTCTGAT gcctgcccaGATACATGGCGGCAATACCACCTGACA gtcaaGTTAGGGGTTCCTTTCAGACCCAGAACTGTCTGCAGTCTCAAACACAAGAGTCACCGTGCGCATTGCTACAACTGCTCCTATAGGGGACATTATGGTCAT GAGTGCACAAAGAGGAGGATGATCAGCGGCACTTTTCCTTCACTGCCTTACATTTGCCACTACGACACCCTAGAGGACATTCAACGGCGTGCAAGGACGCTAATACCAGCCACGG AGCTGGGGAGGGCTGGACTCCTTCCTTCTTCACAGCAGGAACAGTCGACCACAAAATCCGGGCCTTGTTGCAAAGATAAACCGTCTGTCCAGGGACGAAGCAGGACAAAGCCGGAGGCAGGCTCCCAACCAGGAAGAAGGAAGACCTGGCCTGAAAGGCGCAGAGAGAGGCGTGAGGTGAAGCGACTGAGGAGGGAGGCCCTGGCCAAGAGGGAAAGTGGACTTCTGGGAAGGCCTCGTTGCGCCTCTTATGATGAAGTTTGCCCCGCTGACCCCTTCAGACACACCTTACTCAGTCAGAGACAGTCCAAACCTCCTCCGgagaagaaaaggagagagGTAAAAACTGGGAAAAAGAGCAAGAAGAGTAAAGAAGCAGAGAGGTGGAAGAAAAGAGGGGGGACAAAACGTGGGGATTTGTATCCACACGGCGACCTGGACATTGGCAGCGAAAACCTTTTGTCTCCAAAGCAGAGAGTTCGTCACCGAAGGAGATGA
- the LOC105932691 gene encoding zinc finger CCHC domain-containing protein 7 isoform X4 — MNYSKENVKAQVFFVEDSAGSESEEETRSGFMRSTKRGSQLSRDGSPPLLLAFSLPSGKAQQDTCSVSSAGSQEEEEEEEDSDEPIEEWMILEGEEQMEDSSIQLNLGCWDSSEEDFGDEDPTDEEGKSGWDIWAVSDKDKYGAAQSLGSRYFMAARSSICSICSRTGHVAKSCYFHKGHGQRDCPSRPCSTCGLPSHAPMPCKVPPVWKQHCQRCGVNGHMSDACPDTWRQYHLTVKLGVPFRPRTVCSLKHKSHRAHCYNCSYRGHYGHECTKRRMISGTFPSLPYICHYDTLEDIQRRARTLIPATELGRAGLLPSSQQEQSTTKSGPCCKDKPSVQGRSRTKPEAGSQPGRRKTWPERRRERREVKRLRREALAKRESGLLGRPRCASYDEVCPADPFRHTLLSQRQSKPPPEKKRREVKTGKKSKKSKEAERWKKRGGTKRGDLYPHGDLDIGSENLLSPKQRVRHRRR; from the exons ATGAATTATAGCAAGGAAAATGTCAAAGCACAGGTTTTCTTCGTCGAGGACTCCGCCGGTTCAGAGAGTGAGGAAGAAACGCGTTCTGGTTTCATGAGAAGCACAAAGCGGGGTTCGCAGCTCAGCAGAGACGGCTCTCCTCCGCTCCTCCTCGCCTTCTCCTTGCCCTCTGGAAAGGCTCAGCAGGACACCTGCAGTGTCTCCAGCGCTGGttctcaggaggaggaggaggaggaggaggacagtgATGAGCCCATTGAGGAGTGGATGATCctggagggagaggagcagatgGAGGACTCCAGCATCCAGCTCAACCTGGGCTGCTGGGACAGCTCTGAGGAGGACTTTGGAGATGAAG ATCCGACAGACGAGGAAGGGAAATCAGGATGGGATATCTGGGCTGTATCAGACAAAGACAAG TATGGAGCTGCTCAGTCTCTGGGCAGTCGCTATTTCATGGCCGCTCGCTCGTCCATCTGTAGCATCTGCAGCAGGACGGGACATGTCGCCAAAAGCTGCTACTTCCACAAG GGCCACGGCCAAAGAGACTGTCCGAGTCGCCCCTGTTCCACCTGTGGCCTGCCGTCACACGCCCCCATGCCCTGCAAAGTGCCTCCAGTGTGGAAACAGCACTGCCAGCGCTGTGGTGTCAACGGCCACATGTCTGAT gcctgcccaGATACATGGCGGCAATACCACCTGACA gtcaaGTTAGGGGTTCCTTTCAGACCCAGAACTGTCTGCAGTCTCAAACACAAGAGTCACCGTGCGCATTGCTACAACTGCTCCTATAGGGGACATTATGGTCAT GAGTGCACAAAGAGGAGGATGATCAGCGGCACTTTTCCTTCACTGCCTTACATTTGCCACTACGACACCCTAGAGGACATTCAACGGCGTGCAAGGACGCTAATACCAGCCACGG AGCTGGGGAGGGCTGGACTCCTTCCTTCTTCACAGCAGGAACAGTCGACCACAAAATCCGGGCCTTGTTGCAAAGATAAACCGTCTGTCCAGGGACGAAGCAGGACAAAGCCGGAGGCAGGCTCCCAACCAGGAAGAAGGAAGACCTGGCCTGAAAGGCGCAGAGAGAGGCGTGAGGTGAAGCGACTGAGGAGGGAGGCCCTGGCCAAGAGGGAAAGTGGACTTCTGGGAAGGCCTCGTTGCGCCTCTTATGATGAAGTTTGCCCCGCTGACCCCTTCAGACACACCTTACTCAGTCAGAGACAGTCCAAACCTCCTCCGgagaagaaaaggagagagGTAAAAACTGGGAAAAAGAGCAAGAAGAGTAAAGAAGCAGAGAGGTGGAAGAAAAGAGGGGGGACAAAACGTGGGGATTTGTATCCACACGGCGACCTGGACATTGGCAGCGAAAACCTTTTGTCTCCAAAGCAGAGAGTTCGTCACCGAAGGAGATGA
- the LOC105932691 gene encoding zinc finger CCHC domain-containing protein 7 isoform X1, whose protein sequence is MNYSKENVKAQVFFVEDSAGSESEEETRSGFMRSTKRGSQLSRDGSPPLLLAFSLPSGKAQQDTCSVSSAGSQEEEEEEEDSDEPIEEWMILEGEEQMEDSSIQLNLGCWDSSEEDFGDEDPTDEEGKSGWDIWAVSDKDKYGAAQSLGSRYFMAARSSICSICSRTGHVAKSCYFHKQKCPTCVLCGVQGHGQRDCPSRPCSTCGLPSHAPMPCKVPPVWKQHCQRCGVNGHMSDACPDTWRQYHLTVKLGVPFRPRTVCSLKHKSHRAHCYNCSYRGHYGHECTKRRMISGTFPSLPYICHYDTLEDIQRRARTLIPATELGRAGLLPSSQQEQSTTKSGPCCKDKPSVQGRSRTKPEAGSQPGRRKTWPERRRERREVKRLRREALAKRESGLLGRPRCASYDEVCPADPFRHTLLSQRQSKPPPEKKRREVKTGKKSKKSKEAERWKKRGGTKRGDLYPHGDLDIGSENLLSPKQRVRHRRR, encoded by the exons ATGAATTATAGCAAGGAAAATGTCAAAGCACAGGTTTTCTTCGTCGAGGACTCCGCCGGTTCAGAGAGTGAGGAAGAAACGCGTTCTGGTTTCATGAGAAGCACAAAGCGGGGTTCGCAGCTCAGCAGAGACGGCTCTCCTCCGCTCCTCCTCGCCTTCTCCTTGCCCTCTGGAAAGGCTCAGCAGGACACCTGCAGTGTCTCCAGCGCTGGttctcaggaggaggaggaggaggaggaggacagtgATGAGCCCATTGAGGAGTGGATGATCctggagggagaggagcagatgGAGGACTCCAGCATCCAGCTCAACCTGGGCTGCTGGGACAGCTCTGAGGAGGACTTTGGAGATGAAG ATCCGACAGACGAGGAAGGGAAATCAGGATGGGATATCTGGGCTGTATCAGACAAAGACAAG TATGGAGCTGCTCAGTCTCTGGGCAGTCGCTATTTCATGGCCGCTCGCTCGTCCATCTGTAGCATCTGCAGCAGGACGGGACATGTCGCCAAAAGCTGCTACTTCCACAAG CAGAAATGTCCCACTTGTGTCCTTTGCGGCGTCCAGGGCCACGGCCAAAGAGACTGTCCGAGTCGCCCCTGTTCCACCTGTGGCCTGCCGTCACACGCCCCCATGCCCTGCAAAGTGCCTCCAGTGTGGAAACAGCACTGCCAGCGCTGTGGTGTCAACGGCCACATGTCTGAT gcctgcccaGATACATGGCGGCAATACCACCTGACA gtcaaGTTAGGGGTTCCTTTCAGACCCAGAACTGTCTGCAGTCTCAAACACAAGAGTCACCGTGCGCATTGCTACAACTGCTCCTATAGGGGACATTATGGTCAT GAGTGCACAAAGAGGAGGATGATCAGCGGCACTTTTCCTTCACTGCCTTACATTTGCCACTACGACACCCTAGAGGACATTCAACGGCGTGCAAGGACGCTAATACCAGCCACGG AGCTGGGGAGGGCTGGACTCCTTCCTTCTTCACAGCAGGAACAGTCGACCACAAAATCCGGGCCTTGTTGCAAAGATAAACCGTCTGTCCAGGGACGAAGCAGGACAAAGCCGGAGGCAGGCTCCCAACCAGGAAGAAGGAAGACCTGGCCTGAAAGGCGCAGAGAGAGGCGTGAGGTGAAGCGACTGAGGAGGGAGGCCCTGGCCAAGAGGGAAAGTGGACTTCTGGGAAGGCCTCGTTGCGCCTCTTATGATGAAGTTTGCCCCGCTGACCCCTTCAGACACACCTTACTCAGTCAGAGACAGTCCAAACCTCCTCCGgagaagaaaaggagagagGTAAAAACTGGGAAAAAGAGCAAGAAGAGTAAAGAAGCAGAGAGGTGGAAGAAAAGAGGGGGGACAAAACGTGGGGATTTGTATCCACACGGCGACCTGGACATTGGCAGCGAAAACCTTTTGTCTCCAAAGCAGAGAGTTCGTCACCGAAGGAGATGA
- the LOC105932691 gene encoding zinc finger CCHC domain-containing protein 7 isoform X2, with the protein MNYSKENVKAQVFFVEDSAGSESEEETRSGFMRSTKRGSQLSRDGSPPLLLAFSLPSGKAQQDTCSVSSAGSQEEEEEEEDSDEPIEEWMILEGEEQMEDSSIQLNLGCWDSSEEDFGDEDPTDEEGKSGWDIWAVSDKDKYGAAQSLGSRYFMAARSSICSICSRTGHVAKSCYFHKKCPTCVLCGVQGHGQRDCPSRPCSTCGLPSHAPMPCKVPPVWKQHCQRCGVNGHMSDACPDTWRQYHLTVKLGVPFRPRTVCSLKHKSHRAHCYNCSYRGHYGHECTKRRMISGTFPSLPYICHYDTLEDIQRRARTLIPATELGRAGLLPSSQQEQSTTKSGPCCKDKPSVQGRSRTKPEAGSQPGRRKTWPERRRERREVKRLRREALAKRESGLLGRPRCASYDEVCPADPFRHTLLSQRQSKPPPEKKRREVKTGKKSKKSKEAERWKKRGGTKRGDLYPHGDLDIGSENLLSPKQRVRHRRR; encoded by the exons ATGAATTATAGCAAGGAAAATGTCAAAGCACAGGTTTTCTTCGTCGAGGACTCCGCCGGTTCAGAGAGTGAGGAAGAAACGCGTTCTGGTTTCATGAGAAGCACAAAGCGGGGTTCGCAGCTCAGCAGAGACGGCTCTCCTCCGCTCCTCCTCGCCTTCTCCTTGCCCTCTGGAAAGGCTCAGCAGGACACCTGCAGTGTCTCCAGCGCTGGttctcaggaggaggaggaggaggaggaggacagtgATGAGCCCATTGAGGAGTGGATGATCctggagggagaggagcagatgGAGGACTCCAGCATCCAGCTCAACCTGGGCTGCTGGGACAGCTCTGAGGAGGACTTTGGAGATGAAG ATCCGACAGACGAGGAAGGGAAATCAGGATGGGATATCTGGGCTGTATCAGACAAAGACAAG TATGGAGCTGCTCAGTCTCTGGGCAGTCGCTATTTCATGGCCGCTCGCTCGTCCATCTGTAGCATCTGCAGCAGGACGGGACATGTCGCCAAAAGCTGCTACTTCCACAAG AAATGTCCCACTTGTGTCCTTTGCGGCGTCCAGGGCCACGGCCAAAGAGACTGTCCGAGTCGCCCCTGTTCCACCTGTGGCCTGCCGTCACACGCCCCCATGCCCTGCAAAGTGCCTCCAGTGTGGAAACAGCACTGCCAGCGCTGTGGTGTCAACGGCCACATGTCTGAT gcctgcccaGATACATGGCGGCAATACCACCTGACA gtcaaGTTAGGGGTTCCTTTCAGACCCAGAACTGTCTGCAGTCTCAAACACAAGAGTCACCGTGCGCATTGCTACAACTGCTCCTATAGGGGACATTATGGTCAT GAGTGCACAAAGAGGAGGATGATCAGCGGCACTTTTCCTTCACTGCCTTACATTTGCCACTACGACACCCTAGAGGACATTCAACGGCGTGCAAGGACGCTAATACCAGCCACGG AGCTGGGGAGGGCTGGACTCCTTCCTTCTTCACAGCAGGAACAGTCGACCACAAAATCCGGGCCTTGTTGCAAAGATAAACCGTCTGTCCAGGGACGAAGCAGGACAAAGCCGGAGGCAGGCTCCCAACCAGGAAGAAGGAAGACCTGGCCTGAAAGGCGCAGAGAGAGGCGTGAGGTGAAGCGACTGAGGAGGGAGGCCCTGGCCAAGAGGGAAAGTGGACTTCTGGGAAGGCCTCGTTGCGCCTCTTATGATGAAGTTTGCCCCGCTGACCCCTTCAGACACACCTTACTCAGTCAGAGACAGTCCAAACCTCCTCCGgagaagaaaaggagagagGTAAAAACTGGGAAAAAGAGCAAGAAGAGTAAAGAAGCAGAGAGGTGGAAGAAAAGAGGGGGGACAAAACGTGGGGATTTGTATCCACACGGCGACCTGGACATTGGCAGCGAAAACCTTTTGTCTCCAAAGCAGAGAGTTCGTCACCGAAGGAGATGA
- the LOC105932679 gene encoding paired box protein Pax-5-like — MWSFIIFFKVLSVQRLHRSYPQFLAWFLIHSRYHETGSIRPGLIGGSKPKVATPTVVQKILQLKHNNPTMFAWEIRDRLVLEQVCDLNSIPSISSINRIIRKKVHPKPREDAASSVPMETNGPPESRFSMSGILGLRNHSKQNQGADRDSCGEHHSQRGFCFNTWSRCDLSSAFRHQLPANHDSDLLG, encoded by the exons ATGTGGAGctttatcatattttttaaggttttaagtGTTCAACGATTACACAGAAGTTACCCACAATTTCTAGCTTGGTTTCTTATTCACTCCAGGTACCATGAGACAGGAAGCATTAGACCGGGGCTCATAGGTGGCTCCAAGCCCAAGGTGGCAACCCCTACAGTTGTGCAAAAGATCCTGCAGCTGAAACACAACAACCCCACCATGTTTGCCTGGGAGATCCGAGACAGGCTGGTGCTGGAGCAAGTGTGTGACCTTAACAGCATTCCCAGCATCAGCTCAATCAACAG GATCATCAGGAAGAAAGTTCATCCTAAGCCCCGAGAAGACG CAGCTTCATCTGTTCCCATGGAAACAAACGGTCCCCCTGAGTCCAGGTTTTCAATGAGCGGGATACTGGGACTCAGAAACCACAGCAAACAAAACCAAG GAGCAGACAGAGACTCCTGCGGTGAGCACCACAGCCAGCGCGGTTTCTGTTTTAACACCTGGAGCAGATGTGACCTCAGCTCAGCATTTCGTCATCAGCTGCCGGCTAACCATGATTCAGACCTGCTGGGTTAG
- the LOC105932624 gene encoding uncharacterized protein LOC105932624, translating to MMACQVLLGVSLFALLVLNAHGVPVKGTKGQHQSSSDTSAGGNVASHRRAAPGYTAPVSYNAPAGVFRQDPSLTQPQFVGVSSMPAAGYAATSGSVPAGYYSTGAYMPGHVASSQQVGVAQSSVPEAKWSKAPQAFEEAPTNVQGTSVILPPLPPLGPVLQSGETSNVVREAELGNYQDQTEEFGYPAYPTGPVQPLPPVALPSHGVGGLWGDQPPYPLPYPYPPPYPFPYPYPVFDYSLLYGLYPPGTYTTFSRDHEKGKDYYQTTHYLKDHGSDGPQTPQNPGTGQQKVYPSTS from the exons ATGATGGCTTGTCAGGTCCTCCTGGG GGTTTCCCTCTTTGCCTTGCTTGTTCTGAATGCTCATGGTGTTCCTGTCAAAG GTACAAAAGGCCAACACCAGAGCAGCAGTGACACCAGTGCAGGGGGAAATGTTGCCTCTcacaggagagcagctcctggcTACACTGCACCTGTGTCCTACAATGCTCCTGCTGGTGTCTTCAGGCAAGACCCCAGTCTGACCCAGCCCCAGTTTGTTGGTGTGAGCTCCATGCCTGCAGCTGGATACGCTGCCActtctggttctgttccagCAGGATATTATAGCACTGGGGCCTACATGCCAGGACATGTTGCCAGCTCTCAACAAGTTGGAGTTGCTCAGTCTTCTGTTCCAG AAGCCAAGTGGTCTAAGGCTCCTCAAGCCTTTGAGGAAGCTCCAACAAATGTCCAGGGTACTAGTGTCATTCTCCCTCCTCTTCCACCTCTTGGacctgttctccagtctggAGAGACTTCCAATGTTGTGAGGGAAGCTGAACTTGGGAACTATCAGGACCAAACGGAGGAGTTTGGTTACCCAGCTTACCCTACAGGGCCTGTCCAGCCTCTTCCACCTGTGGCTCTACCTAGCCATGGTGTGGGTGGCTTGTGGGGAGACCAGCCTCCCTATCCTCTGCCATACCCCTATCCTCCTCCATACCCCTTTCCCTATCCTTACCCTGTTTTTGACTACAGCCTCCTGTATGGTCTGTACCCTCCTGGCACCTACACTACCTTCAGCAGAGACCATGAGAAGGGCAAAGACTACTACCAGACCACCCACTACCTGAAAGACCATGGTTCTGATGGTCCACAGACACCCCAGAACCCTGGAACTGGGCAGCAGAAGGTCTACCCCAGTACATCCTAG